The following are from one region of the Plodia interpunctella isolate USDA-ARS_2022_Savannah chromosome 23, ilPloInte3.2, whole genome shotgun sequence genome:
- the LOC128680273 gene encoding carbonyl reductase [NADPH] 1-like → MDNDNEVTVVISEPNKELETTPPPETMNSKVAVVTGSNKGIGFAIVRGLCKRFPGFVYLTSRNEKRGQKAIEDLKKEGLSPKYHQLDITSTSSIEKFRDHIMDNYGGIDILVNNAAIAFKTNAKEPVSVQAEETIFVNYFSVLSTCEILFPIIRNSGRIVNISSSCGHLSHIPSVALRKRFTDPSLTIPQLSELMREYVEAAKQGIQLAEWGNSSYVVSKVGVTALTKILQKMLKSRDIKVNAVHPGYVDTDMSSHKGPLTIDEGATAPLFLALDAPNSVQGEYVWYNKKIVSWTGEREEENYFK, encoded by the exons atggataACGACAACGAAGTAACTGTTGTTATTAGTGAACCAAACAAAGAACTCGAAACCACTCCTCCGCCTGAAACAATGAATTCCAAAGTTGCTGTCGTGACCGGTTCGAATAAAGGAATAGGTTTCGCTATAGTTCGCGGACTATGCAAGCGTTTTCCCGGCTTTGTCTACCTTACGTCTCGCAACGAGAAACGCGGACAGAAAGCTATTGAAGACCTCAAGAAAGAAGGCTTGAGTCCAAAGTATCATCAACTAGATATCACTTCCACAAGCAGTATTGAAAAATTCCGAGATCACATAATGGACAACTATGGAGGAATAGATATTTTAGTCAACAATGCTGCGATTGCGTTTAAAACAAACGCCAAGGAACCGGTATCAGTGCAAGCTGAAGAAACAATCTTTGTGAATTATTTCTCTGTGCTATCTACATGCGAGATTTTGTTCCCTATTATTAGAAATAGCGGGAGAATCGTGAATATTTCTAGTTCCTGTGGACATTTGAGTCATATACCTAGTGTTGCATTGAGGAAACGTTTCACAGATCCCAGCTTGACGATTCCGCAGCTCAGTGAGCTAATGAGGGAGTATGTAGAGGCTGCTAAACAAGGAATACAGCTGGCAGAGTGGGGGAATTCTTCATATGTTGTTTCCAAAGTTGGTGTGACCGCCTTGACTAAGATACTGCAGAAAATGCTCAAAAGCAGAG ATATAAAAGTGAATGCAGTTCATCCTGGCTATGTGGACACAGACATGTCATCGCACAAAGGTCCCCTGACCATAGACGAGGGAGCTACGGCCCCGTTGTTCTTAGCTCTGGATGCCCCCAACTCTGTACAAGGAGAGTATGTGTGGTACAACAAGAAGATAGTGAGCTGGACTGGAGAAAGGGAGGAagagaattattttaaataa